One Romboutsia sp. 13368 genomic window carries:
- a CDS encoding AEC family transporter, whose amino-acid sequence MLVIGSMICGSSYKECLSNKKLYFVAFIRLLFIPIAIYFILKLKIDDPLLLYIPVIVVSTPIATNAAIMANEYNANSSLASQAVFLSTLCSVITIPLISFLLFK is encoded by the coding sequence ATGTTAGTTATAGGCTCTATGATTTGTGGATCTTCTTATAAAGAATGTCTTTCTAATAAGAAATTATATTTTGTGGCTTTCATTAGATTACTATTTATTCCTATAGCTATTTACTTTATTTTAAAATTAAAAATAGATGATCCTTTATTATTATATATTCCTGTAATTGTAGTTTCTACTCCAATTGCAACTAATGCAGCTATAATGGCTAATGAGTATAATGCAAATAGCTCTCTTGCATCTCAAGCAGTATTTTTATCTACATTATGTTCTGTAATAACCATACCTCTTATAAGCTTTTTACTTTTTAAATAA
- a CDS encoding DUF3810 domain-containing protein, whose protein sequence is MSKKLKLFSLLLFPLSIIINTISSRYPYFIEKYYSNSINKFTVETLSKISSIVPFSIFEILIYLAVLSILLLIIYFIYSIINNPKSLKTIIKDSLLNILSIISVVYFLFIILWGLNYNRLPLEVSIIDNYNLKYNKSITKVEKNNEDLINLYKYLIEKSNDTRKLVKTDSNIFKANTDYKGIIKRAPVGYENITELFPNISGNYKNTKYILSSNIMCYTGITGIYSPFTGEANVNIAVPDLYLPSTVLHEMAHQRGYASEDEANFIAYLASINHPDIDFKYSGYILALNHTANALYKADYKNYVKCSKNISEGVLNDLRYNNEFWDKYEGKIDEISNNINNTYLKANGVSEGVKSYGKMVDLLLTFYNLYTFNN, encoded by the coding sequence ATGAGTAAAAAATTAAAATTATTTTCTTTATTACTTTTTCCATTATCTATAATAATTAATACAATATCTTCTAGATATCCGTATTTTATAGAAAAATACTACTCTAATTCTATAAATAAATTTACAGTTGAAACTTTAAGTAAAATAAGTTCTATAGTTCCATTTTCAATCTTTGAAATATTAATATATCTAGCAGTTTTATCAATACTATTACTTATAATTTATTTTATTTATAGTATTATAAATAATCCTAAAAGTTTAAAGACTATCATAAAAGATTCACTTTTAAATATATTATCTATAATATCAGTTGTATACTTTTTATTTATAATTTTATGGGGATTAAACTATAATAGACTTCCCCTTGAGGTTAGTATTATAGATAATTATAACTTAAAATATAATAAATCTATAACTAAAGTTGAAAAAAATAATGAAGACTTAATAAATTTATATAAATATTTAATAGAAAAGTCTAATGATACTAGAAAGCTTGTAAAAACAGATAGCAATATTTTTAAAGCTAATACTGATTATAAAGGAATTATAAAAAGAGCTCCTGTAGGATATGAAAATATAACAGAACTTTTCCCTAATATCTCAGGAAACTATAAAAATACAAAGTACATATTATCATCTAATATTATGTGTTATACAGGTATAACTGGTATTTACTCTCCATTTACAGGAGAAGCTAATGTAAATATAGCAGTACCCGACTTATATCTACCTTCTACAGTGTTACATGAAATGGCTCATCAAAGAGGCTATGCAAGTGAAGATGAAGCTAACTTTATAGCTTATTTAGCTTCTATAAATCATCCAGATATAGATTTTAAATATTCAGGATATATTTTAGCTTTAAATCATACTGCTAATGCTTTATATAAAGCTGATTATAAAAATTATGTTAAATGCTCTAAAAACATATCTGAGGGTGTTTTAAATGATTTAAGATATAACAATGAATTTTGGGATAAGTACGAAGGTAAAATAGATGAAATTTCAAACAATATTAATAATACTTATCTTAAAGCTAATGGAGTTTCTGAAGGTGTTAAAAGCTATGGTAAAATGGTTGATTTATTGCTTACTTTTTATAATTTATATACATTTAATAATTAA
- a CDS encoding AI-2E family transporter, producing MKIDWNRKYTTIAVYAFLVICGSIAFFNVIDEVNVYTAKLGSLVSTLQPFIIGFVIAYLLNFILVFYEEKVLVFDGLKNLKPKAKRGLGLLLTYITAFFILYLFIQFVLPQLVDSIVGLVNDVPTYLTNATKLLEDMTKNVDVNNEYVGMAMDKLNEIITYIINIISNLLPVFGNALKTVASSVWNIVIGLIISIYLLIDKEKFCALIKKIIFAVFNEKHAEIAIELAHRSNVTFGKFLSGKIIDSAIIGVLTFVVLTIFKMPYTLLISVIIGITNIIPFFGPFIGAIPAFVIIMFVSPVKALWFLLIIFIIQQLDGNVIGPKILGDSIGISAFWIVFSLLVASKILGLVGMIIGVPLFAIIYSVIKDIVEAKLRKKGLPTETSDYMQDKK from the coding sequence ATGAAAATAGATTGGAATAGGAAATATACAACCATAGCGGTTTATGCATTTTTAGTAATTTGCGGTAGTATAGCTTTTTTTAATGTGATAGATGAAGTTAATGTATATACTGCTAAATTAGGAAGTTTAGTATCGACATTACAGCCTTTTATAATAGGGTTTGTAATAGCGTATTTATTAAACTTTATTTTAGTATTTTATGAAGAAAAAGTTTTAGTATTTGATGGATTAAAAAATTTAAAACCAAAAGCTAAAAGAGGATTAGGTTTATTACTTACTTACATAACAGCATTCTTTATACTATACTTATTTATACAATTTGTTTTACCACAGTTAGTAGATAGTATAGTAGGACTTGTTAACGATGTACCAACATATTTAACTAATGCAACTAAGCTTTTAGAAGATATGACTAAAAACGTAGATGTTAATAATGAGTATGTAGGAATGGCTATGGACAAGCTAAATGAGATTATAACTTATATTATAAATATAATAAGTAATTTACTTCCTGTATTTGGGAATGCGCTAAAAACTGTAGCATCAAGTGTTTGGAATATAGTTATAGGATTAATAATATCTATATACTTATTAATTGATAAAGAAAAGTTCTGTGCTTTAATTAAAAAGATAATTTTTGCGGTATTTAATGAAAAACATGCAGAGATAGCAATAGAACTTGCTCATAGAAGCAATGTTACATTTGGTAAGTTCTTAAGTGGAAAGATAATAGATTCAGCTATAATAGGTGTATTAACGTTTGTAGTATTAACAATATTTAAAATGCCATATACTTTACTTATATCAGTTATAATAGGTATAACTAATATAATACCATTCTTTGGACCTTTCATTGGAGCTATACCAGCATTTGTAATAATAATGTTCGTATCACCAGTTAAGGCATTATGGTTCTTACTAATAATATTTATAATACAACAATTAGATGGTAATGTTATAGGACCTAAGATATTAGGAGATTCTATAGGTATATCAGCATTCTGGATAGTATTCTCACTTTTAGTAGCATCAAAGATATTAGGATTAGTTGGTATGATTATAGGTGTTCCGCTATTTGCTATAATATACTCTGTAATAAAAGATATTGTAGAGGCTAAGCTAAGAAAAAAAGGATTACCAACAGAAACTAGTGATTATATGCAAGATAAAAAATAA